Proteins from a genomic interval of Actinomycetota bacterium:
- a CDS encoding cob(I)yrinic acid a,c-diamide adenosyltransferase, with amino-acid sequence MRIYTRKGDDGTTGLLFGGRVRKSSPRPAAYGEVDEAQAVLGLARAECARGSELDELLIRLERDLWVLMAELATAPDNLHKLEPGTSLVTAEMVAALEPVIDDLTVRFEPPTEFVVPGQNRTAALLDLARTVVRRAERHCVDVVSDGSHVVAYLNRLSDLLWTMARGQEEHSLPTRERT; translated from the coding sequence ATGAGGATCTACACGCGGAAGGGCGACGACGGCACCACCGGCCTGCTGTTCGGGGGACGCGTCCGCAAGAGCTCGCCCCGGCCCGCCGCGTACGGCGAGGTCGACGAGGCCCAGGCGGTGTTGGGGCTGGCGCGGGCCGAGTGCGCGCGCGGGTCCGAGCTCGACGAGCTGCTGATCCGCCTCGAGCGCGACCTCTGGGTGCTGATGGCCGAGCTGGCGACCGCGCCCGACAACCTGCACAAGCTCGAGCCGGGCACATCGCTCGTCACCGCGGAGATGGTCGCCGCCCTCGAGCCGGTGATCGACGACCTCACCGTGCGCTTCGAGCCACCGACCGAGTTCGTCGTACCCGGCCAGAACCGCACGGCCGCGCTGCTCGACCTCGCGCGCACCGTCGTGCGGCGGGCCGAGCGCCACTGCGTCGACGTCGTCTCCGACGGATCGCATGTCGTCGCGTACCTGAACCGCTTGTCCGACCTGCTCTGGACCATGGCGCGGGGGCAGGAGGAGCATTCGTTGCCCACCCGAGAGAGGACCTGA